Genomic segment of Methanosarcinales archaeon:
ATTGCAGAGAAAAATATCAAAGGTGATGAATTACTGACTATCTTCATCCAATAAACCAAACCTTTTTGCAGTCTTAATATCTTCTTCCAGATCTGTAACACCGTAATTTAATGGTATGTTAGAGTCTTTCAAGATGCCCAACATCTCGACCAGATTCATATCAAGCAGTTCTGCCATCTTACCAAGTGAAATTTTGCCTTCTCTATAAAGTTCCAGCAGGAAATTCTTTTTCACAAAGTATTCTACACGATCCTTTCCTATACCTTGTGAATATAATATGTCACTTGGTAGATGTATTTCAGTTGTGATCATTTTCAGGTCTGCATCCATATTCATTATAATTTGTTTGATGTTGTTATAAACATTTGCGCCTTTTAATATGATAATACTAAAAGTTGGTATTGTTTTAAGAATTGTTGTTAAAGGAAGAGAAGAACCATATATTATAATAATAATGTTTTATGATAGAAGATTGAGGAATCAAAAATGAGAATTAAAGTTGATTTAGAAAGCGATGCACTTTACTTTAGAATTAGCGAGGATGCAATTGAAGAAAGTGAGGAAATTAATGACGGTTTCAGAAGCACCAAGCGCTAATAATCCCAGGATAAACTGCACTGTAAGTCTTGTTCCCCTGATCACCGGTTTTCCTGTCATGACACCAGGGTCAAGAATGATGCGTTCAAGCAATTTTTCACCTTTCATATTTTCTCACCTTCTTAATTATGTTCTCTTCTGTAACATAAAGACTAGTGATTACCTTGTATATTTTACTGGAATTCCTCAATGTTATCGAATTCCAGGTTAAGTTTCGACAACTTCTGAGAAGATCATGCGGACTTTTTTTTATAGTTTTATCCGTACCCAACTTTCGCTCCATAATTGTTATTCTGGTTCAAGCTATTCAAAGGATGCACGAGAGTATCATTGCAGTCAACGACCCCTGATATCACTACACTCAAATCCAGAACTGGGCTCGGTAAGCGGAGCACCTGATGCTCTGGTGGGATTATGGCAATGCGCGCACAAAGACGCACGGTAATTGACCCGATGTACATTGAAGATGCTGACGGAGGATGAAGGTCTTAAGAATAATTATGGGTGGCCCGGTGGGTACACAAATAGTTAAACATTATCAGAATAAATTTGGCAATTCGGAAGTATATCTTTTGATCGGGAAACTTGATGTCCAAATAGGTTTTGTTATAGCAACAGAATTTATTTTTCATGAAATATTGAACATGAATTTG
This window contains:
- a CDS encoding DUF433 domain-containing protein is translated as MKGEKLLERIILDPGVMTGKPVIRGTRLTVQFILGLLALGASETVINFLTFFNCILANSKVKCIAF
- a CDS encoding UPF0175 family protein, which translates into the protein MDADLKMITTEIHLPSDILYSQGIGKDRVEYFVKKNFLLELYREGKISLGKMAELLDMNLVEMLGILKDSNIPLNYGVTDLEEDIKTAKRFGLLDEDSQ